A section of the Stenotrophomonas acidaminiphila genome encodes:
- a CDS encoding GGDEF domain-containing protein — MADSTDIPPSKPAGLGRILSRRQVMAGAPAAAAPAPKAAAHGHGTTPLQRIFGHAHAPDALLHAFAQGMSSLPGELGDLGRLLQSAYDGQEWERYGRLLRQLIDKYIRTIDLEPAQAGNSEAERLRDMLRNTLGAVLSSLLQQAPELETQARRMGEELRGWQSGQSLEPVEQHLRELCHQVGVRNDVLHEQHDLLLNLFDLLLHNIAELIDGGSWLHGQIGNVRQVLAGPLDRTSLERTRNDLREVIYRQGVLRQGIEESKAAMKDLMVDFVEQVEGMASETGDYHDRIASYAVAVRQARSLADLGQLLQNVLQDTARVQAQALRARDRLASARAEALAAEQRVQQLERELEEAGSQLRTDPLTGALNRRGLQDVLAEAMGGAQPLLSIAMLDLDHFSRTNADHGHAGGDHALRHLVATAQTRLGSHGQVARLGGDEFVLVLPGMPQDQADAQLRRLQEALAHRPFQHEGQRVHVRFSAGVAQWRPGESADALLQRADRALYAAKQAGRDRVGNAD; from the coding sequence ATGGCCGACAGCACCGACATTCCGCCCTCCAAGCCTGCCGGACTGGGACGCATCCTGTCACGCCGCCAGGTCATGGCCGGCGCCCCGGCGGCGGCCGCGCCGGCGCCGAAAGCCGCCGCGCACGGCCACGGCACGACGCCGCTGCAGCGGATCTTCGGCCACGCCCACGCGCCCGATGCGCTGCTGCACGCGTTCGCCCAGGGCATGTCCAGCCTGCCCGGGGAGCTCGGCGATCTCGGGCGGCTGCTGCAGAGCGCCTACGACGGCCAGGAATGGGAACGCTACGGCCGCCTGCTGCGCCAGCTGATCGACAAGTACATCCGCACCATCGACCTGGAACCGGCGCAGGCCGGCAACAGCGAAGCCGAGCGGCTGCGCGACATGCTGCGCAACACCCTCGGCGCGGTGCTGTCCAGCCTGCTGCAGCAGGCGCCGGAACTGGAGACCCAGGCCCGGCGCATGGGCGAGGAACTGCGCGGCTGGCAATCCGGGCAGTCGCTGGAACCGGTGGAACAGCACCTGCGCGAGCTGTGCCACCAGGTGGGCGTGCGCAACGATGTCCTGCACGAGCAGCACGACCTGCTGCTCAACCTGTTCGACCTGTTGCTGCACAACATCGCCGAGCTGATCGACGGCGGCAGCTGGCTGCATGGCCAGATCGGCAACGTGCGGCAGGTGCTGGCCGGGCCGCTGGACCGCACTTCGCTGGAACGCACCCGCAACGACCTGCGCGAGGTGATCTACCGCCAGGGCGTGCTGCGCCAGGGCATCGAGGAATCCAAGGCGGCGATGAAGGACCTGATGGTCGACTTCGTCGAGCAGGTCGAAGGCATGGCCTCGGAAACCGGCGATTACCACGACCGCATCGCCAGCTACGCGGTGGCGGTGCGCCAGGCGCGCAGCCTGGCCGACCTGGGCCAGCTGCTGCAGAACGTACTGCAGGACACCGCGCGCGTTCAGGCGCAGGCGCTGCGCGCACGCGACCGCCTGGCCAGCGCGCGCGCCGAGGCGCTGGCCGCCGAACAGCGGGTGCAGCAGCTCGAGCGCGAACTGGAGGAAGCCGGCAGCCAGCTGCGCACCGACCCGCTGACCGGCGCGCTGAACCGGCGGGGCCTGCAGGACGTCCTGGCCGAAGCGATGGGCGGCGCGCAGCCACTGCTCAGCATCGCGATGCTGGACCTGGACCACTTCAGCCGCACCAACGCCGACCATGGCCACGCCGGTGGCGACCATGCGCTGCGCCACCTGGTGGCGACCGCGCAGACCCGCCTGGGCAGCCACGGCCAGGTCGCCCGCCTCGGCGGCGATGAGTTCGTGCTGGTCCTGCCCGGCATGCCCCAGGACCAGGCCGACGCGCAGCTGCGGCGGCTGCAGGAAGCGCTGGCCCACCGCCCGTTCCAGCACGAGGGCCAGCGCGTGCACGTGCGCTTCAGCGCCGGCGTCGCGCAATGGCGCCCGGGCGAATCCGCCGACGCCCTGCTGCAGCGCGCCGACCGCGCGCTCTACGCGGCCAAGCAGGCCGGCCGCGACCGGGTCGGCAACGCCGATTGA
- a CDS encoding peptidase M16, producing MMLKLSSCALGVALSFALMPAVYAKGESATLPRAVTAGPCVEGICEYRLPNGLRVLLFPDASKPTVTVNLVYGVGSMQENYGETGMAHLLEHLLFKGTPTHPDIPGEMQQRGVNKNATTSLDRTNYFASFPANDDTLDWLLALEADRMVNSRVAKADLDSEMTVVRNEMEAGDNNPAGVLMKRMRSVAYDWHNYANLPIGARSDVENVPIGNLQAFYRTWYQPDNALLIVAGRIDADTTLARVAAHFGPLKKPARVLPAFHTVEPTQDGEREVTVRRSGDLSLVATTYHVPALVQADSAALAVLGNVLGHTPSGRLHKALVETKLAAGAGAGSGSMRDPGLFNVIAVLPKDGDAAKAEAELLRQAEAIAARPVTGEEVEAAKQRIANEQENLLNNVNAVAMALSEYQAAGDWRLLFVHRDAIAKVTAADVNRVAAAYLKPSNRTLGRFVPTDAPDRAEIPAAPAIASVVDGYTGRAAVEAGETFEATPQNIAARTQTFTLGEGLKVSLLPRRTRGQTVTVNASFEFGNEQAVTGRDTAAQWVGSMLLRGAAGQSYEQLVARFDALKTEASIGGNLQGAQIRLSGKRETLAEALALAAQVLRQPDFPQDQFEQLRLQAITGIEAQRKEPGMQASMAMARYFDPWPAGHPLHADSLDESLAKLKALKLDDLRAWHRDFYGTASGQISVVGDFDPDAVKAQLQELFAGWKSPVPYAPIATRYQPRAAHRESFTTPDKPNAVLLARQNLSLNVADADMPALSIAVDILGGDPLKSRLADRIRQREGLSYGVSAGLRADDSRVGRDDNGSLTVQAIAAPQNMGKVETALREELARLVADGVTAQEVRDAVAARIVQREQSRASDAAVAGLLQGLLDYDRTMAFVIERDAAYQALTVEQVNAAIRKHLKPESLSVFVAGDFK from the coding sequence ATGATGCTGAAACTGTCTTCCTGCGCCCTGGGCGTGGCACTTTCGTTTGCGTTGATGCCGGCGGTATACGCCAAGGGCGAGTCGGCGACGCTGCCGCGCGCCGTGACGGCCGGGCCGTGCGTCGAGGGGATCTGCGAGTACCGCCTGCCCAATGGACTGCGGGTGCTGCTGTTCCCGGATGCGAGCAAGCCCACCGTCACCGTCAACCTGGTCTACGGCGTGGGTTCGATGCAGGAGAACTACGGTGAGACCGGCATGGCGCACCTGCTGGAGCATCTGCTGTTCAAGGGCACGCCGACGCATCCGGACATCCCCGGCGAGATGCAGCAGCGCGGGGTGAACAAGAACGCCACCACCTCGCTGGACCGCACCAATTACTTCGCCTCGTTCCCGGCCAACGACGACACGCTGGACTGGCTGTTGGCGCTGGAAGCGGACCGCATGGTCAATTCCAGGGTCGCCAAGGCCGACCTGGACAGCGAGATGACCGTCGTCCGCAACGAGATGGAAGCCGGCGACAACAATCCTGCAGGCGTGCTGATGAAGCGCATGCGTTCGGTCGCCTACGACTGGCACAACTACGCCAACCTACCCATCGGCGCGCGATCGGACGTGGAGAACGTGCCGATCGGCAACCTGCAGGCGTTCTACCGCACCTGGTACCAGCCGGACAACGCGCTGCTGATCGTGGCCGGCCGCATCGACGCCGACACCACGCTGGCGCGCGTGGCCGCGCATTTCGGGCCGCTGAAGAAGCCGGCGCGCGTGCTGCCGGCGTTCCATACCGTCGAGCCGACCCAGGACGGCGAGCGCGAGGTGACGGTGCGCCGCAGCGGCGACCTGTCGCTGGTGGCCACCACCTACCACGTGCCGGCGCTGGTGCAGGCCGACAGCGCGGCGCTGGCGGTGCTGGGCAATGTGCTCGGGCATACGCCCAGCGGGCGCTTGCACAAGGCGCTGGTGGAAACCAAGCTGGCGGCGGGCGCGGGAGCCGGCAGCGGGAGCATGCGCGATCCGGGGCTGTTCAACGTGATCGCGGTGCTGCCCAAGGACGGCGACGCGGCCAAGGCCGAAGCCGAGCTGCTGCGGCAGGCCGAAGCCATCGCGGCCCGGCCGGTGACCGGGGAGGAAGTGGAGGCGGCCAAGCAGCGCATCGCCAACGAGCAGGAAAACCTGCTCAACAACGTCAACGCGGTGGCAATGGCGCTGTCGGAGTACCAAGCGGCCGGCGACTGGCGCCTGCTGTTCGTGCACCGCGACGCCATCGCCAAGGTGACCGCCGCGGACGTCAACCGGGTGGCGGCGGCATACCTGAAGCCGAGCAACCGCACGCTCGGCCGGTTCGTGCCCACCGATGCGCCGGATCGCGCCGAGATTCCCGCCGCGCCGGCGATCGCCAGCGTGGTCGACGGTTACACCGGCCGGGCGGCGGTGGAGGCGGGCGAAACGTTCGAGGCGACGCCGCAGAATATCGCCGCGCGCACGCAGACGTTCACCCTGGGCGAGGGCCTGAAGGTGTCGCTGCTGCCGCGCCGGACGCGCGGGCAGACGGTCACCGTCAACGCCAGTTTCGAGTTCGGCAACGAACAGGCCGTGACCGGGCGCGACACCGCCGCGCAGTGGGTGGGGTCGATGCTGCTGCGCGGCGCGGCGGGGCAGAGCTACGAACAGCTCGTCGCCCGCTTCGACGCGCTCAAGACCGAGGCGTCCATCGGCGGCAACCTGCAGGGCGCGCAGATCCGCCTGAGCGGCAAGCGCGAAACCCTGGCCGAGGCGCTGGCACTGGCCGCGCAGGTGCTGCGCCAGCCGGACTTCCCGCAGGACCAGTTCGAGCAGCTGCGGCTACAGGCCATCACCGGGATCGAGGCGCAGCGCAAGGAGCCGGGCATGCAGGCGTCGATGGCGATGGCGAGGTACTTCGATCCGTGGCCGGCGGGCCATCCGCTGCACGCCGATTCGCTGGACGAGTCCCTGGCCAAACTCAAGGCGTTGAAGCTGGACGACCTGCGCGCCTGGCACCGCGACTTCTACGGGACCGCCAGCGGTCAGATCAGCGTGGTGGGCGACTTCGATCCCGACGCGGTGAAGGCGCAGCTGCAGGAACTGTTCGCCGGCTGGAAGTCGCCGGTGCCTTACGCGCCCATCGCCACCCGCTACCAGCCGCGTGCCGCGCACCGCGAGAGCTTCACCACGCCGGACAAGCCCAACGCGGTGCTGCTGGCGCGGCAGAACCTGTCGCTCAACGTGGCCGACGCCGACATGCCGGCGCTGAGCATCGCCGTGGACATCCTGGGCGGCGATCCGCTTAAGTCGCGCCTGGCCGACCGCATCCGCCAGCGCGAAGGCCTGAGCTACGGCGTGAGCGCCGGCCTGCGCGCGGACGACAGCCGCGTCGGCCGCGACGACAACGGCAGCCTTACCGTGCAGGCCATCGCCGCGCCGCAGAACATGGGCAAGGTCGAGACCGCATTGCGCGAGGAGCTGGCACGGCTGGTGGCCGACGGGGTGACCGCGCAGGAAGTGCGCGATGCGGTGGCCGCGCGCATCGTGCAGCGCGAACAGTCGCGCGCCAGCGATGCCGCGGTGGCCGGCCTGCTGCAGGGCCTGCTCGATTACGACCGCACGATGGCGTTCGTGATCGAGCGCGACGCGGCCTACCAGGCGCTGACGGTCGAGCAGGTCAATGCCGCCATCCGCAAGCACCTCAAGCCGGAGAGCCTGAGCGTGTTCGTGGCCGGCGACTTCAAGTAA